From a single Ornithodoros turicata isolate Travis chromosome 8, ASM3712646v1, whole genome shotgun sequence genomic region:
- the LOC135366112 gene encoding cuticle protein 16.8-like produces MLSKVVFLAIIGTALSQVFLQHAPLVHHAPLVHHAPLVEVNPPQPYHFSYDAVNPLEGSHNFHEESSDSNNARTGSYGYTDANGVQRRVDYVADAGGFRATVHTNEPGTQTSAPADVQYNSAY; encoded by the exons ATGCTCAGCAAG GTCGTATTCCTCGCCATCATCGGCACTGCCCTGTCTCAGGTGTTCCTGCAGCATGCACCTCTGGTTCATCATGCACCTCTCGTTCATCACGCACCTCTGGTTGAG GTGAACCCACCTCAACCGTACCATTTCAGCTACGATGCCGTGAACCCCTTGGAGGGATCCCACAACTTCCACGAGGAGTCCTCCGACTCCAACAACGCTCGCACCGGATCTTACGGGTACACTGACGCTAACGGCGTTCAGCGCCGCGTCGACTACGTCGCCGACGCCGGAGGTTTCCGCGCCACCGTCCACACCAACGAGCCTGGAACCCAGACTTCCGCCCCTGCTGACGTACAATACAACTCCGCCTACTAA
- the LOC135366113 gene encoding uncharacterized protein LOC135366113, protein MTTKIIWICFAAAVAISVEAMPPNDPSQSSAEYYFFRYKSTNPLNGSHTANATGQHFHEEISDSDNVRSGSYGYVDANGIERRVDYVADASGFRAVVRATDTGPFGKDSNVYRYITHNTEFPKPKNFPQ, encoded by the exons ATGACCACCAAG ATCATATGGATATGTTTCGCAGCTGCTGTAGCGATAAGCGTTGAGGCTATGCCGCCCAATGACCCGTCTCAA TCGTCAGCGGAATACTACTTCTTCAGGTACAAGAGCACGAACCCCTTGAACGGATCGCACACAGCCAACGCCACAGGTCAACACTTCCACGAGGAAATTAGCGACAGCGACAACGTTCGCTCAGGATCCTACGGCTACGTGGACGCCAATGGTATCGAACGCCGCGTGGACTATGTAGCCGATGCAAGCGGCTTCCGAGCCGTTGTGCGAGCAACCGACACTGGTCCTTTTGGAAAGGACTCGAATGTGTATCGCTACATCACGCACAATACAGAATTCCCTAAGCCAAAGAATTTTCCCCAGTAG
- the LOC135367567 gene encoding cuticle protein 10.9-like produces MDEGVLEYKSTLPLSMSVIGNIQSLPSQLKGIMFAQVLLATLLGYAAAGVPAYRPEAAFGYGAPLVAAPAVLKGVEAEPAYPPQPYEFGYDTVDEYGTRQSRQESSDNANQKKGSYSYTDANGIFRQVHYVADADGFRATIHTNEPGTASGETGGALYDAKPVEAKEAVKSAAAYAAPSYAAPGYLYGKY; encoded by the exons ATGGATGAAGGGGTTCTAGAGTATAAAAGCACACTACCTCTGAGCATGTCAGTCATCGGAAATATTCAATCACTCCCATCACAGCTCAAAGGAATAATGTTCGCTCAG GTTCTTCTCGCCACTCTTCTTGGATATGCCGCGGCTGGCGTCCCTGCCTATCGGCCTGAAGCAGCTTTTGGCTATGGCGCTCCTCTGGTAGCTGCTCCAGCCGTACTCAAGGGCGTTGAAGCCGAACCCGCTTAT CCTCCTCAGCCATATGAGTTTGGATACGACACCGTTGACGAGTACGGAACACGGCAGAGCCGCCAGGAATCCAGCGACAACGCCAACCAGAAGAAGGGCTCTTACAGCTACACCGATGCGAACGGCATCTTCCGCCAGGTTCACTATGTCGCCGATGCCGACGGATTCCGCGCCACTATTCATACCAACGAGCCAGGCACCGCTTCTGGAGAAACGGGAGGCGCCCTCTACGACGCCAAGCCAGTGGAGGCCAAAGAAGCCGTAAAAAGTGCCGCTGCATACGCTGCTCCTTCGTACGCAGCTCCCGGTTACCTCTACGGCAAATACTAA